In Phenylobacterium zucineum HLK1, one DNA window encodes the following:
- a CDS encoding AAA family ATPase translates to MSQRFEGTEKYVATEDLKVAVNAAIALERPLLIKGEPGTGKTVLAYEIAEALGAPLITWHIKSTTKAIQGLYEYDAVSRLRDSQLGDERVKDVKNYIKKGKLWEAFESPVRPVLLIDEIDKADIEFPNDLLQELDRMEFYVYETNETIKAAVRPIVIITSNNEKELPDAFLRRCFFHYIRFPDADTMQEIVEVHYPGIKQKLVGEALRIFYDMRKVPGLKKKPSTSELLDWLKLLMVEDIDAAALAEKDPTKLIPPLHGALLKNEQDVHLFERLAFLARREGAARPGQ, encoded by the coding sequence ATGAGCCAGCGTTTCGAAGGGACCGAGAAGTACGTCGCGACCGAGGACCTGAAGGTGGCCGTGAACGCCGCCATCGCCCTCGAGCGCCCGCTCCTGATCAAGGGCGAGCCCGGCACGGGCAAGACGGTCCTGGCCTACGAGATCGCCGAGGCGCTGGGCGCGCCGCTGATCACCTGGCACATCAAGTCGACGACCAAGGCGATCCAGGGCCTCTACGAGTACGACGCGGTCAGCCGCCTGCGCGACAGCCAGCTTGGCGACGAGCGGGTGAAGGACGTCAAGAACTACATCAAGAAGGGCAAGCTCTGGGAGGCGTTCGAGAGCCCCGTCCGCCCGGTGCTGCTGATCGACGAGATCGACAAGGCCGACATTGAGTTCCCGAACGACCTCCTGCAGGAGCTCGATCGGATGGAGTTCTACGTCTACGAGACGAACGAGACCATCAAGGCCGCCGTCCGGCCGATCGTCATCATCACCTCGAACAACGAGAAGGAGCTGCCCGACGCGTTCCTGCGCCGCTGCTTCTTCCACTACATCCGCTTCCCCGACGCCGACACCATGCAGGAGATCGTCGAGGTCCACTATCCGGGGATCAAGCAGAAGCTGGTCGGCGAGGCGCTGCGCATCTTCTACGACATGCGCAAGGTGCCGGGCCTGAAGAAGAAGCCCTCCACCTCCGAGCTGCTGGACTGGCTTAAGCTGCTGATGGTCGAGGACATCGACGCCGCCGCCCTGGCCGAGAAGGATCCCACCAAGCTGATCCCGCCGCTGCACGGGGCGCTGCTCAAGAACGAGCAGGACGTCCACCTCTTCGAGCGGCTGGCCTTCCTCGCCCGCCGCGAGGGCGCCGCGCGGCCCGGGCAATAG
- a CDS encoding tetratricopeptide repeat protein: MPAKAAPSAVSAIALQAGSAPSPARVVGGTIGEAGSKEALNQLSAAMSELKALAIQPMLQRAVDALKANDHRTGAEWAIKALERDERSGFGWYLLGIARERAGDFASSVTAYESALKLLPDHAEIANDLGRLAYRMGMRTQAEKLFRHFLARHPENHEGANNLACALRDQERYEEAVEVLKPAIIKSPEVAMLWNTMGTVMAEQGDFPTSEVFFREALRLDGDQARPRYNLGNARLMQGDAEEALACCEAALAGPLPEDDRQMMRLARSTILIALGRIGEGWDEYEARLHPQFADVTHFAVKGERWEPGADVAGKSMLVVGEQGLGDEILFGTILPDLLERLGPDGRLTLAVEPRLVSLFARSLPGVRVLAHATYNVEGRTVRAVPELGDAAPDLWAPMASLLREHRRELGAFTPRTGYLAADPERVAHWKGVLDAAGLAGPRVGLLWKSASRAGARHRHFSPFAQWASVLAQKGVTFVNLQYGDCAEELAWARSELGAEIWSPPGIDLKQDLDDVAALSAAMDLVLGFSNATFNIAAACGVPAWLITTPGAWPRLGTADRYPWYPQTRVFAPEAYGAWDGVMGEVAAALGAFGAS; this comes from the coding sequence ATGCCGGCCAAGGCCGCCCCCAGCGCCGTATCCGCCATCGCCCTTCAGGCCGGCTCCGCTCCCTCCCCCGCGCGGGTCGTGGGCGGGACCATCGGCGAGGCGGGCTCCAAGGAGGCGCTGAACCAGCTCTCCGCGGCGATGTCCGAGCTGAAGGCCCTGGCGATCCAGCCCATGCTGCAACGGGCCGTGGACGCGCTGAAGGCCAACGACCACCGGACCGGCGCCGAGTGGGCCATCAAGGCCCTGGAACGGGACGAACGCAGCGGCTTCGGCTGGTACCTGCTCGGCATCGCACGCGAGCGAGCCGGGGACTTCGCCTCCTCCGTCACCGCCTACGAGTCGGCCCTGAAGCTGCTGCCGGACCACGCCGAGATCGCCAACGACCTCGGCCGCCTGGCCTACCGGATGGGCATGCGGACCCAGGCCGAGAAGCTGTTCCGGCACTTCCTCGCCCGCCATCCCGAGAACCACGAGGGCGCCAACAATCTCGCCTGCGCCCTGCGCGACCAGGAGCGGTACGAGGAGGCGGTCGAGGTCCTGAAGCCGGCGATCATCAAGTCGCCGGAAGTGGCCATGCTGTGGAACACCATGGGCACGGTGATGGCCGAACAGGGGGACTTCCCCACCTCCGAAGTCTTCTTCCGCGAGGCGCTGCGCCTGGACGGCGACCAGGCCCGGCCGCGCTACAACCTGGGCAACGCCCGCCTGATGCAGGGCGACGCGGAGGAAGCGCTGGCATGCTGCGAGGCGGCGCTGGCCGGCCCGCTTCCCGAAGACGACCGCCAGATGATGCGCCTGGCGCGCTCGACGATCCTGATCGCGCTCGGCCGCATCGGCGAGGGCTGGGACGAGTACGAGGCGCGCCTGCACCCGCAGTTCGCCGACGTGACGCACTTCGCCGTCAAGGGCGAGCGCTGGGAGCCCGGCGCCGACGTGGCCGGCAAGTCCATGCTCGTCGTGGGCGAACAGGGCCTTGGCGACGAGATCCTCTTCGGCACGATCCTGCCCGACCTCCTTGAGCGTCTCGGCCCCGACGGGCGGCTGACCCTGGCGGTGGAGCCGCGGCTGGTCTCTCTGTTCGCCCGCAGCCTGCCCGGCGTGCGGGTGCTGGCCCACGCCACCTACAACGTCGAGGGTCGGACGGTCCGCGCCGTGCCCGAGCTCGGCGACGCCGCGCCGGACCTCTGGGCGCCGATGGCCTCGCTGCTGCGCGAACACCGGCGCGAACTCGGCGCCTTCACGCCCCGCACCGGGTACCTGGCGGCGGATCCCGAACGGGTGGCGCACTGGAAGGGCGTGCTGGACGCCGCCGGCCTCGCCGGACCCAGGGTCGGCCTGCTCTGGAAGAGCGCCAGCCGGGCGGGCGCGCGGCATCGCCACTTCTCGCCCTTCGCCCAGTGGGCGTCGGTGCTGGCGCAGAAGGGCGTGACCTTCGTCAACCTGCAGTACGGCGACTGCGCCGAGGAGCTGGCCTGGGCCAGGAGCGAGCTGGGCGCCGAGATCTGGAGCCCGCCCGGGATCGACCTGAAGCAGGACCTGGACGACGTGGCCGCGCTGAGCGCCGCGATGGACCTGGTGCTGGGCTTCTCGAACGCCACCTTCAACATCGCCGCGGCCTGCGGGGTCCCGGCCTGGCTGATCACCACGCCGGGCGCCTGGCCGCGGCTGGGCACCGCCGACCGCTATCCCTGGTACCCCCAGACCCGGGTGTTCGCGCCCGAGGCCTACGGCGCCTGGGACGGCGTCATGGGCGAGGTCGCCGCCGCCCTTGGCGCGTTCGGCGCGAGCTGA
- the flbT gene encoding flagellar biosynthesis repressor FlbT translates to MPLKLSLRPGERFVLNGAVVQNGDRRSVLVLQNKASVLREKDIMQSDEANTPARRIYFPVMMMYLDEANADRYYDEFVRRMGEFMGVISNPAVLAECVNISKHCMSREYYKALMLCRRLIEYEDERLGNVPSGLSAGGDAG, encoded by the coding sequence TTGCCGCTGAAGTTGTCGCTAAGGCCGGGTGAGAGGTTCGTCCTCAACGGAGCCGTCGTCCAGAACGGCGACCGCCGCTCGGTGCTCGTCCTGCAGAACAAGGCTTCGGTCCTTCGCGAGAAGGACATCATGCAGTCCGACGAAGCGAACACGCCGGCCAGGCGGATCTACTTCCCCGTGATGATGATGTACCTCGATGAGGCGAACGCCGACCGCTACTACGACGAGTTCGTGCGGCGGATGGGCGAGTTCATGGGCGTCATCTCCAATCCCGCCGTCCTGGCCGAGTGCGTGAACATCTCCAAGCACTGCATGTCGCGCGAGTACTACAAGGCGCTGATGCTGTGCCGGAGGCTCATCGAGTACGAAGACGAGAGGTTGGGGAATGTCCCTTCAGGCCTATCAGCAGGCGGCGACGCGGGCTGA
- the flaF gene encoding flagellar biosynthesis regulator FlaF: MSLQAYQQAATRAESPREMEYRLFAQVTRALMEAAKLPADDLKGRMDALDWNRRVWSVLGADCQQTGNGLPRELRASIISLSIWVGKHTSLVIRQQEEIEPLIEINRMIMQGLSGASEAAAA; the protein is encoded by the coding sequence ATGTCCCTTCAGGCCTATCAGCAGGCGGCGACGCGGGCTGAGAGCCCGCGCGAGATGGAGTATCGCCTGTTCGCGCAGGTGACGCGGGCTCTGATGGAGGCCGCCAAGCTCCCCGCCGACGACCTCAAGGGGCGTATGGACGCCCTGGACTGGAACCGCCGCGTCTGGTCCGTGCTGGGCGCGGACTGCCAGCAGACGGGCAACGGCCTGCCGCGCGAGCTGCGGGCCTCGATCATCTCGCTCAGCATCTGGGTGGGCAAGCACACCAGCCTGGTCATCCGCCAGCAGGAGGAGATCGAGCCCCTGATCGAGATCAACCGCATGATCATGCAGGGGCTGAGCGGAGCCAGCGAGGCCGCCGCGGCCTGA
- a CDS encoding flagellin: MPMNSVNTNVGAMIALQNLNSTNTELATTQTRINTGKRISSAKDNGAIWAIAQNQRASSQSLNAVRESLQRSISTVDVAISAGETVSDLLLQMKEKALAASDTSLDSNSLAALNDDFKALRDQLAKAVSNAEFNGVNMVSASGVTIAALANSNGTSKITVAAQSLALGGGNVTVAATASIATQSTAAAMISTINTSIQNVSSALSKLGTGSKSLSSHLEFINKLQDSIDAGVGNLVDADLAKESAKLQALQTKQQLGIQALSIANQSSSILLGLFR; encoded by the coding sequence ATGCCGATGAACTCGGTCAACACCAACGTGGGCGCGATGATCGCGCTCCAGAACCTCAACTCGACCAACACGGAGCTCGCCACCACCCAGACCAGGATCAACACCGGCAAGCGCATCTCGTCGGCCAAGGACAACGGCGCCATCTGGGCCATCGCCCAGAACCAGCGTGCGTCGTCCCAGTCGCTGAACGCGGTTCGTGAGTCGCTGCAACGATCGATCTCGACCGTGGACGTGGCCATCTCGGCCGGCGAAACCGTTTCGGACCTGCTCCTTCAGATGAAGGAAAAGGCCCTGGCGGCTTCGGACACCTCGCTCGACAGCAACAGCCTCGCGGCCCTGAACGACGACTTCAAGGCCCTGCGCGACCAGCTGGCGAAGGCGGTGTCGAACGCCGAGTTCAACGGGGTCAACATGGTGTCCGCCTCGGGCGTCACCATCGCCGCCCTGGCGAACTCGAACGGCACGTCGAAGATCACCGTGGCGGCCCAGTCGCTCGCCCTCGGCGGCGGCAACGTCACCGTCGCTGCGACGGCCTCGATCGCCACCCAGTCGACCGCTGCGGCGATGATCTCGACGATCAACACCTCGATCCAGAACGTGTCTTCGGCCCTGTCGAAGCTCGGTACGGGTTCGAAGTCGCTGTCGTCGCACCTGGAGTTCATCAACAAGCTCCAGGACTCGATCGACGCCGGTGTCGGCAACCTGGTCGACGCGGATCTCGCGAAGGAAAGCGCCAAGCTCCAGGCTCTGCAGACCAAGCAGCAGCTGGGCATCCAGGCGCTGTCGATCGCGAACCAGTCCTCGTCGATCCTGCTGGGCCTGTTCCGTTAA
- a CDS encoding flagellin: MPNSVNTNVGAMIALQNLNATNNELTTTQARINTGKRIASAKDNGAIWAIAQNQRASSQSLNAVRESLQRSISTVDVAISAGESVSDLLLQMKEKALAASDTSLDSNSLSALNDDFKALRDQLAKAVSNAEFNGVNMVSASGVTIAALANSNGTSKITVAAQNLALGGGNVTVAATASIATQSSAAAMISTINTSIQNVSSALSKLGTGSKSLSSHLEFVNKLQDSIDAGVGNLVDADLAKESARLQALQTKQQLGIQALSIANQSSSILLGLFR; this comes from the coding sequence ATGCCGAATAGCGTCAATACCAACGTGGGCGCGATGATCGCGCTCCAGAACCTGAACGCCACCAACAACGAGCTGACGACCACCCAGGCCCGTATCAACACGGGCAAGCGTATCGCATCGGCCAAGGACAACGGCGCCATCTGGGCCATCGCCCAGAACCAGCGTGCGTCGTCCCAGTCGCTGAACGCGGTTCGCGAATCGCTGCAGCGCTCGATCTCGACCGTGGACGTGGCCATCTCGGCCGGTGAGTCCGTTTCGGACCTGCTCCTTCAGATGAAGGAAAAGGCCCTGGCGGCTTCGGACACCTCGCTCGACAGCAACAGCCTCTCGGCCCTGAACGACGACTTCAAGGCCCTGCGCGACCAGCTGGCGAAGGCGGTGTCGAACGCCGAGTTCAACGGGGTCAACATGGTGTCCGCCTCGGGCGTCACCATCGCCGCCCTGGCCAACTCGAACGGCACCTCGAAGATCACCGTGGCGGCCCAGAACCTGGCCCTCGGCGGCGGCAACGTCACCGTCGCGGCCACGGCCTCGATCGCTACGCAGTCCTCGGCTGCGGCGATGATCTCGACGATCAACACCTCGATCCAGAACGTGTCTTCGGCCCTGTCGAAGCTCGGTACGGGTTCGAAGTCGCTGTCGTCGCACCTCGAGTTCGTGAACAAGCTCCAGGACTCGATCGACGCCGGCGTGGGCAACCTCGTCGACGCCGACCTCGCGAAGGAAAGCGCCAGGCTCCAGGCTCTGCAGACCAAGCAGCAGCTGGGCATCCAGGCGCTGTCGATCGCGAACCAGTCTTCGTCGATCCTGCTGGGCCTGTTCCGTTAA
- a CDS encoding flagellin FlaG, whose product MPNKVAAFAATPDPTMSGQTPPAAEPRKGQKATAAPAVPDQADLRLVIEEDQASGSYVYKTINRRTGEVVLQLPRDEVLRLREETGYAAGAVIRTKA is encoded by the coding sequence ATGCCAAACAAGGTTGCGGCCTTCGCAGCCACGCCCGACCCGACGATGTCCGGCCAGACGCCGCCCGCCGCCGAGCCCCGCAAGGGCCAGAAGGCGACCGCGGCCCCCGCCGTACCGGATCAGGCCGACCTGCGACTGGTCATCGAAGAGGATCAAGCCAGCGGAAGCTACGTCTACAAGACGATCAACCGGCGAACCGGCGAGGTCGTCCTTCAGCTGCCCAGGGATGAAGTCCTGCGCCTGAGGGAAGAGACGGGCTACGCCGCCGGGGCGGTCATCCGCACCAAGGCCTGA